The genomic stretch ACTTGTTCTTCGGGAATTTCCGCAGCAATAGTATTGGTAACTGTGTTACTACTTGCGTCATCATTTAATCCGTAAAAACGATTATTGGTTGATACAGTCAATTGTTTGTTTGTTGTGTCCTGAACGTTTTGCTGACCTGTGTTCTGTAAAAGAGAAATAGCCGCTTTGTTTTCTTTGGTCAGCACGGGAAAAACCTGTTTTTTATTTTGTTCCGATTGCTGTTGTAATTGTTGCTGCACTCTTTCGGGATGCTGAATATCTAATACCTTGTTGAGCATACCATCTAATTTTTCCAATTCGGGGTCGCTCTGTTCTGTGTCAGAAACATTGCTTGTCTTTGATGATGAATTAGACCATGCTTGCAGTTCCTGCATTCTTTCTAACGCCGCTTGTTTTTGTGCAGGTGGCGGGTCGGGTATTTCGTTATCGTAAGAAGAATTTTCGGGGCTAACTTTTGCAGGCTCATGTAATTTTTTATTCAACGCCGCAATTTTATCTTCAATCAATTTTTCTTTCGGGTCGGTGTTTACCGCCACGCCTGAAACGGCGCTGCTGTCATTGCCATAGCTGTTGATGAATGAGCGCAGTTTTGCAGAATCCTTATCCGCCTGCGCATAATACTGCATCTTATTCCAATTACTGTCCTTTGCTTGTGTTGCAACAGGCAGATGCACATTAAATCCTGTCTGCTTATTATTTTTAATAGTCTTTGCATCCGCCTTGCCGACAATGCCAACAGACCACAAAAAGAATGTCAAAAACGGAACGATAATCACAGGAAGAACCAATAAAAATCTTCTCTGCCGTTTTAGCTGTACATTTAGTTCATGAATCTCTTAAAAAAACAATAAGTAAAACGGATCTGTCAAAATGCGAACGTCGGCTCCGGTGTCGGTCTTACGGCAAAATTTTCTCTTTGGTTAACTTCATTAATCAGGCATACATCTTAGTCGGCAACAGCACTTTGACTTCCTTTAACAGAATTGACATAACAATTACAAGCAAATTTTATTCATCTACTTGCTTGGATAATTTTAAAGATGAACTAAACCCTGTTAACGTAAGCGTTAATATAGTTGGGTCGGTGTCAGGTCCCCCATTGCCGGTATTTTTTGATAAGTTATCAGCGTCATTTACCTTAAATCTGTTTGAGTTATCAAACATAAATACACTTTTTACGTTCAGGTTAAATTGTAACTTGTCCATTTGTCTATATTTTCATGTAAATTTGAAATAAAATGAAAATGATAATTTAAAAATTACGCGAAACGATGGATAGGGGTGCTGTAAATACTTTTAGAAAGGCTAAAATCGTTTTTGGGAATATCACTTGGTTACGAAGTTTGTATGTTTGTTCCTTACTCCGAATTTAAACGAATTGATAAAACAGAATCAGACATCAAACCATTATCAGAACTTATAAATGACATTGCAGATAGTTACAAAACGCTGCTTGATTAACAAGAAATGCCAGCCACTAACAAGGATAATTGCTGCACAATATTCTCCTGACGAAGAAATCGGGCGTAATCAGATACTTTTAAGTTGGTTGATTTTTCAACTCAACAAAATGGATTTGAAAATTTAAAAACGAAGTTGGGCATGACGTTCAATCATGGAATGTCTCCTACGATCTTTCCCACACAAGCTTCAAGCCTAGAATCGTTATTTTAGCTAAATAGCCCATATGGTTAATTTGAATGACTTTGAAAAAGAATATGAATGCTTGTATAAAACTGAGCATTATGCTGTTCATGATGACGGAGGCGTTTTTCGCAAGCCTTATGATAGCAAGCGACCACGACCAACCGACAACAAATGGGCTTATGGTATCAGCGCTACTGAGTGAAGATGAAGAAATCAGACTTTTTGGGAAATAGGGTATTTGTAATTATTCTTGAAGTGTTAAAAGAACACAATAAATATGCTTAAAGAATCTTTTAGTATTTTCGTTCTTCATTAAAATCCATATCAAATGGCAAAAGCAAAAAAATCAGCTCCGGCGAAATTAACTCCTGAACGATTACAGGAATTGAAAGATGCGATTATTTCGGGCGAACAAACCAAGTCCATACACGAAAGGCTTGGCGTGTCAATTGCAAATATCGGTTACCACAAAGGGGAACTAAAAAAGAAGGGACTGTTGGGTACAGCTCCGTCAATAGTTGAATCTAAACCATCAAAAGGCGCAAATAAGAAAGTTGTAACCGTCAAGAAAAAGGCTAAGGCAGCGCCTGCTATTTCTCCAAAAGAAACAGCTACACCTAAATCCTTTAAATTGATTGTAAATGGTGTGAGTGTTCATATTGAAGGGGCGGGTTCAGTTTCTGTTGGCGAAGATTATATCAAGGTCGATTTTTAATTTTCTCCATAGGTAATTTAATTTTCTCTTGCCTCTGATTTCTGTCGGAGGCTTTTTGTATCATCACACCAAGGTTCTTTTATAATGTTACCACTTCAGAAAAGCATTAGCCGCCTCTATTCAAAAATTCTTTTCAATAAGAAGAAATGACATGACGGCAAATAAATTGTGTTGAATATTAAAAGCCCGGACTTGCTCTTGATAGTGGGCATTTTGTTGAGAAGAGATTGTTACTTCTTCAATATCTTCAAAGTAATTTTTTGGTCTTGTTGCTGAATGTACAAAAGATAAATACCGCTCGGCTGCTTGGATAAATCATAGGTTAGCAACGAGCCGTTTTCGACACTTTTAATTACTGTTCTGCCGGAAACATCAACAATGGTTACATTGGCATTTTGCAGCGGTTTTACCAGTCTTACGGTAAATCTGCCTGTTGTCGGGTTCGGGTAGAGTACATCTACTTTTAGTACATTGGAGCTTACTTTAGCTACAGCAATTTTTTGGCTGTCCACAACGTTTGCGGTTGTGGAAGTATTATTGACTATATATTCAACTTTTGTACGGTTTCCAGCGGCATCGTAGGTATAAACAATACCTGCTGTGCCGGATGGTAATGACTGTGAGAAAGCTTTCTGCGGAAATGCTATTACAATTAGCGCAAAAAGCGTGAGTATAAATTGTTTTTTCATTTAATTGTAATTTAATAAGTTAATTTACCTGTTTGCATATCTATCCGCAATGCTTCGGTTTTAATTGATGAACTGCCGGAAAGAGGTACACGATAAACATGGTTATCATTAAACGGATTGGTATCTCCCTGAAAATTCCCTATTTTATTCCGCCAGTAAACCGCTTGATTTGTACGTTTTGTAAAATCAATGTATTTAGACAAATAGAAGCCGGTTCCATTTTTTTCTATCGGGTATAACTGTCCATCAACATACACATATAACTCGTTGTTGCTTGCAATTCCCCAAACATTTTGTACAAGTTGCATTTCATCATCCTTATCTAATTGATTAATCAAAATATTATGACTTGCTGTATCAAAACTTGTAAAGAATTGTGTAATAGACGGAGCATCATTTTTGAACTCGTTAAAAGATACGAATACGCCGGTCTTATAGCTCGTATCTGTAAGTATTTTTGCCGCCATATTTTGAAGCTTTACAACTTCCTTTTTTTGAACCGAGCTACTTATAGTATTAGTGACAGAAGTATTTAGTATTGTTCCTGATTTTTCATACGCGCCATTTAAAGCTACAGCAATACTCAATCCAAAATCGGCATTAGAATCTGTTGAAATAATTAACGTATCATACTTTCCAATAAGTAGAGAATTGCTATCTGATTTATAAATGTCTATGCTAAGCTTAGTATGATTGATAATACCATCAGTAGTAGAATCGCTCCCAACACTTAGGTCGTTAATAGCCCATTGAAGCAAAGAACCATTTTGCTTAAAAGTATTGCTATATTTTTCATTTATCAAACTTTGTAATGTTGTTCGCACACCGCTTTCAAATACCAAATTAGTTCGCACATCGGAATATTGAGAAGGCGCTGTTCCTACAAATTCCGAATCTGGCAAATTGCTTATAATATTTATTCCTGAAATATTATAGCTATTTGCTGAACTCGATTGGTTTGTTTGAAAATGAATATTTTTTTTATTATTTCCATTTTGGGCAGCACTAAATATTGGTATTATCACAATAGATTGAATAATGGTATTTAGTACTATCACATTCTTTAATACCTTTCTCATTTTTTAAGTTTTATCAAGTTTTTTATAAAACAGTCCAGACTTTTCCTTTTTTAGTAGCCGAATTTCAAAAATTCAAGCGGAAATATTCCTATGCAACGCACACTTACTCTATTCAACTTTTAAGACTTTGAAATTCTGCGAACGAAAATTAATTTTTATACTGTCATATTTTACCCTATCAAATGGACCATCTAATACAGTATCTTGTTTATTTAATAACCACCAGCAATAACCGCTTGTAAAAATCTTCTTATAAAAAACACTCGAATTTAAAATACTGTCCGCTAATTGTTTCAAAGTTTTTTGATCCGAATCTCCATTATTCCCAACAAATCTTAATATTTTCGCTTGCTTCTGTATAAAGGATTCATCGAAATAACTATACTTATTCTTTTTATCAATAGTTAAAAAAAGTAACAAATCTCTCATCAGAGCTTGTTCATAATCTTTAAATTGAGGAATTTGTTTTATAAGAAGATAATCGTGAGAATACTCTATTGAATCAATATTGGCACAAATCGAAATAGGACCAACGATTGAATTATTGTTAAATCCATTTTCAACTAGTGTATAGGAAGAATCTATATCAAAAGAATTATCTGAAATCCCTCCCCCCACACAAGATAATTGGCAGCTACAGATAAGTATTATTACAAAAATGATTCTATTCATTGGTTGTTTTTTAATTATAAAGAAATAAAATATTAAAATTATTTATTTTGGAAGAACTGTATCAAATCCTCTAAAATAAATATCAAAGGGTATTCCTTTCCCTGCATACCAATGTCCTATTTTTGTCGCCTTATTTCTAAACCATACTTTGAATTGATGCTTTGGGTTAGGTTTTATATCGAAATCGTACCTATCCTTTTCAATCATGAATTGATAGCTACCCATATAGTCAACAAATATATTTCCATAAACTAATCCGTCAACAGAATTATATAAAGTTTGTACATTTTTTCTGTCGCCGACACCCCACTCATTTGGATTCAGAAAATCTAAATCAACTTGATCTGCATCCACTGTTAAATCACCGCCTCCGCCAGTTCTATACCATTCATTAGCCTCTTGCAAAGTTAGTTTTCCATCTGCTAATATTTTCTCTTTCAATTTTCTTCTATCATTTTCTAACTTTTGTTGTACTAAATGATTAAATCCTTCTACAATTATTCCATTTGCAGCACCTTCCCAAAAACTGCCGCCAGCAATACTACTGCTGGCTCCGCCAGT from Arachidicoccus sp. BS20 encodes the following:
- the traM gene encoding conjugative transposon protein TraM; its protein translation is MHELNVQLKRQRRFLLVLPVIIVPFLTFFLWSVGIVGKADAKTIKNNKQTGFNVHLPVATQAKDSNWNKMQYYAQADKDSAKLRSFINSYGNDSSAVSGVAVNTDPKEKLIEDKIAALNKKLHEPAKVSPENSSYDNEIPDPPPAQKQAALERMQELQAWSNSSSKTSNVSDTEQSDPELEKLDGMLNKVLDIQHPERVQQQLQQQSEQNKKQVFPVLTKENKAAISLLQNTGQQNVQDTTNKQLTVSTNNRFYGLNDDASSNTVTNTIAAEIPEEQVLVNGAIVKLRLLNDVYIRGTLIPKNQLLYGTANLKGERLTIEISSIGYNGQILPVALSVYDMDGQQGLYIPGAITRDVAKQSADQGIETMNLGTYDASLGAQAASAGIQAAKTLIGKKIKLVKVTVRAGYRVMLKDMNDKDK
- a CDS encoding T9SS type A sorting domain-containing protein codes for the protein MKKQFILTLFALIVIAFPQKAFSQSLPSGTAGIVYTYDAAGNRTKVEYIVNNTSTTANVVDSQKIAVAKVSSNVLKVDVLYPNPTTGRFTVRLVKPLQNANVTIVDVSGRTVIKSVENGSLLTYDLSKQPSGIYLLYIQQQDQKITLKILKK